TAGATGTAGATTTGCGTTCATCTAGGTCACTACCCCAAACAGCATCACTATAGCCAATCATACGCAAATTTGAACCCTGATAATAAAGGACATAATCCATTGTCCATTTAAGATATTTTAATATCCTCTTGACAGCTTTCCAATGAGCAAGTCTTAGATTAGATTGAAATCTGTTGACTAATCGAACAACATAACATATATCAGACCAAGTACACATCTTTGCATACATCAAGCTTCCAACTGCATTAGTATAAGGAACATGagccattttttctttttcatctcaAGTCTTAGGACATATATCCAGGCTTAAGCTCTCATTTTTGGCAACTGGAGTATTTATGGGTTTGCAATTATGCATTTGGAAACACTCAATAACTTTCTTAATGTAGGTTTGTTGTGATAAACCTAAACGTTTCTTTGAGTGATCCTTGAGGATTTTAATTCCCATAATATAATCTACCTCACCCATGTCCTTCATTTCAAAGTTAGAGGACAACCACCCTTTTGTGGCGCTAATCATCTTTATGACATTACCGGCCAATAATATGTCATCGACATACAGTgacaaaataatgaaacttCCCTTGGATCGTTTTACATAGACACAGTGATCTTCTTCGATCATCGTAAACCCATTCGATAAAACAGCTTGATGAAATCTCAAATACCACTATCTAGATGATTGCTTTAAACCATATATGGATCGCTTGAGTCTGCAAACTTTGTGCTCTTGACCTTTGGTCACAAAACCAATAGGTTGATCCACATAGATTTCCTTATCTAGTTCTCCATTGAGAAATGCTGTCTTAACATCCATTTGGTATAATTCTGAAAGTTCGGATTTGTgataaaacacaagagctatttagacctccaaattaaagattatggctcaattgattttactctaacttatactaagtgtaaaa
The Quercus lobata isolate SW786 chromosome 10, ValleyOak3.0 Primary Assembly, whole genome shotgun sequence DNA segment above includes these coding regions:
- the LOC115964805 gene encoding secreted RxLR effector protein 161-like — its product is MAHVPYTNAVGSLMYAKMCTWSDICYVVRLVNRFQSNLRLAHWKAVKRILKYLKWTMDYVLYYQGSNLRMIGYSDAVWGSDLDERKSTSRYVFLLNNGAITWSSKKQPYIALSTMEVKFVACSAAAQEVVWLRRFFQNLEVVKDASDPVMVHCDSMTILAYAKDSEYHGKTKHIDI